A region from the Arvicola amphibius chromosome 12, mArvAmp1.2, whole genome shotgun sequence genome encodes:
- the Faslg gene encoding tumor necrosis factor ligand superfamily member 6 has product MQQPLDYQCPQIYWVDNSATSAWAPPGSVFPCPSSVPEKPDERRPPPPPSPLPPPSQPPPPPPLPPPPPLKKTKDHNIDLWLPVVFLMVLVALVGLGLGMYQLFHLQKELAELREFTNQSLKVSSFEKQTQHQNLPSKKQEPRCVAHLTGNPSSKSVLLEWEDTYGIALISGVKYEKGGLVINDSGLYFVYSKVYFRGQSCNNQPLNHKVYMRNSKYPGDLVLMEEKKLNYCTTGQMWAHSSYLGAVFNLTSADHLYVNISQLSLISFEESKTFFGLYKL; this is encoded by the exons ATGCAACAGCCCTTGGATTATCAATGTCCCCAAATTTATTGGGTGGACAACAGTGCCACCTCTGCTTGGGCTCCTCCAGGGTCAGTTTTTCCCTGTCCATCTTCTGTGCCTGAAAAGCCGGACGAGAGGagaccaccaccacctccatcaccgcTACCACCTccatcacaaccaccaccaccaccacccctgccgCCACCGCCCCCTCTAAAGAAGACGAAGGACCACAACATAGACCTATGGCTGCCGGTGGTGTTTCTGATGGTGCTGGTGGCTTTGGTTGGATTGGGGTTAGGAATGTATCAGCTCTTCCATCTGCAGAAGGAGCTGGCAGAACTCCGTGAG TTCACCAACCAAAGCCTTAAAGTATCATCTTTCGAAAAGCAAACAC AACACCAGAATCTACCCTCTAAAAAACAAGAACCGAGGTGTGTGGCCCACTTAACAG GCAACCCCAGCTCAAAGTCCGTCCTTCTGGAGTGGGAAGACACATACGGAATTGCTCTGATCTCTGGAGTAAAGTATGAGAAAGGTGGCCTTGTGATCAATGACTCTGGGTTGTACTTTGTATATTCCAAAGTATACTTCCGGGGTCAGTCTTGCAACAACCAGCCCCTAAACCACAAGGTCTACATGAGGAACTCTAAGTATCCTGGGGATCTGGTGCTAATGGAGGAGAAGAAGTTGAACTATTGCACTACTGGCCAGATGTGGGCCCACAGCAGCTATCTGGGGGCAGTATTTAATCTTACCAGTGCTGACCATTTATATGTCAACATATCTCAACTCTCTCTGATTAGTTTTGAGGAATCTAAGACCTTTTTTGGCTTATataagctttaa